Genomic window (Bacteroidota bacterium):
AGTCCTGTGCAGGGTCGCTGCCATCCAGCAGCTGCTTGCCCTGGCCCTTCGCCTTCAGGGGCAGCCGCCCATAGCTCCAGATGGCGATGGTGCCACTGGTATCAGCAAACACGAAATTCTGGGCCGGGCAGTAGTAGGATGCCAGTGCTTTTAGGTAACCGGGGTAGCTATGTGTGCGGTTTAGCAGGTAGAAGGTCAGTAGCTCGTTGCCAGCGTCGTGCCCGGCCCAGCGCATGGCATAGCCTGCCGGCATGTTTGCCTGGCCCTGTTCTTTCCATACAATGGGGCCGTGGTGGCTGTGCCAGGTACGCTCTATTAGCTGCTTGCCACTCTTGCTACGCACCGTGTCTGTGCGCAGCGTGAGTGGGCGCCACGCCTCGCCATACTTGTACTTGTGCCCGTCGGGGCTCTGGGTAATGCGGTACCAGTCCAGCACGTCGGAGCCAGTGGTGGTTATGCCCCAGCTGGCCTGCTCATTGAAGCCCACCAGCACCCCGGGGGCACCTGCCAGGGTGGCCCCGTACACGTTTATGCCCGGGGCATGCAGCTGCACCTCGAACCATAGGGAGGGCAGGCCCAGGTGCAGGTGGGGGTCGTTGGCCAGCAGGGGGTATCCGCTCTGGGTGCGGCTGCCAGCCAGCGCCCAGTTGTTGCTGCCATTGTGGGGGTTGGGCTGTATGCGCGCCAGGGGGTTGGGCGTGCCGGCTGCCTGCACAGGCAGCGCATGGGGCACCCCTGGGCCTGGGGCCCGCTGTACATCCAGTATCTCGTTGGGTACGATGGGGCTGATCAACTCCGGAAAGTCTGGATACAGCTCTCCCAGTACCGCTGTGCCATACTGGGCGGCGGCCTGTGTCAGCTGCTCGTCATAGCTACTACCCGTCAGGTTCCAGCTCATGTACTTGAGCAGCAGGGCCACGTGCAGGGGTTCCCAGCTGCGTGGGGCGTAGTTCAGCAGTTTGTACATCAGGGGGTATTGGCTGGGGTGCAGCTGCCGTATATAGTCATTCACACCCTGGCAGTAGGCCTCTAGCACCTGCCGGGTGGTGGCATCGGCCATCATCACCTCCAGGCTGCGCCGCGCAGCCCACTCCAGCCCCATGCGGCGGAAGCGGCGGTCTACCTCCAGGGTACGGTCGCCAAACACCTCGCTTAGCCGCCCGGCGGCATAGCGGGTTTGGGTTTCCATCTGCCACAGCCGCAGGCTGGCCGTTACGTAGCCCTGGGCATAGTACAGGTCGGCCTCGTTGTGCGCAAAGATGTGGGGCACCAGCCGGCTGTCGTACACCAGCTCCACCTCGTCCTGTATGCCAGGCAGGCGCAGCTCGCCCTGGCCCACCACGGGGGTCTCCGTCTCGGCATTCTGCCAGAAGCCATGCCAGGGCGAGATAAAGGGACCCAGGGGCGGGATGCCTGGCAGTGGGATGCTGAGCACGTAGATGAGGCCCGCAGGTGCCAGCAGCGATAGAAAGGCGGTAAGGATACGCATGAACCAAAAATAGACCTTTACTGCTAACTTGGGCTTGAATTCTGGCTAAATCATCCGAATACGATGTCTACTGTACTCAGCGTGAATGTGAACAAGGTGGCCCTGCTGCGCAATAGCCGCGGTGCCGACTACCCGAACCTGCTGGCCTGGGCGCTGCGCTGCGTGCAGCTGGGTGCCCGTGGCATTACGGTACACCCCCGGCCAGACGGGCGGCACGTGCGCTATGCAGATGTGCACGCGCTAAAGGCCAGCCTGGGTGTAGAGCTGAATGTGGAGGGCTACCCCAGCCCCGAGTTTATGGAGCTGGTGCTGGATGTACAGCCCGCACAGGTAACCCTGGTGCCCGACCCACCCGGTGCCCTGACCAGCAATGCCGGCTGGGATGCCCGGGCCGAGGAGGCTATCCTCCGCCGTATCATCGGCCAGCTGCACCAGGCTGGTATTCGCACCAGCCTGTTTATAGAGGCAGCGGGAGAGGCCGTGCGGGCGGCACAGCAGACGGGGGCCGACCGGGTGGAGCTCTACACAGGCCCCTATGCGGCCCACTATGCCCGGGGGCCGGAGCAGGCCATTGCCCCCTACCGGGTGGCTGCCGAGGTGGCCGAGCAGCTGGGCCTGGGCCTGAATGCGGGCCATGACCTGAACCTGGAGAACCTCGCTTATTTCCGGCAGCACATCCCGGGTCTGCTGGAGGTATCGATTGGCCATGCCCTTACGGTAGATGCCCTGTACCTGGGGGTGGCCGAAACGGTGAAGCAATATCTGAGCTGCCTGCGCTAAGGTACGGCCCGCCCGCTTGCGCCCGTGCCGATTATCAGCACCCACAGTACACTGGCATTTGGCTTGGGGGCCATGGGGGAAGCCTAAAGCGGGAATGCTATTCCTCTGCCAGCTGGTAGGCCTTGCCGGTAAACACCAGGCTGCCTACCCTGCGGCCCTGCACTTCCATGGTTTCGTATAGCCTTTCATCCCCCTCCGCATACAGGTACAGCGCTATCTGTCCTTGCCCAGGCTGTAGGCGAAAGCCTACGTTCAGGGGTGCCTTGCTCAGGTCGGCTTTGCCCTGTAGCACCCGGCTCTTTAGTGCCGGGGGCAGGTACTGCTGGCTCGCGTCCTCGAAACGGTGATTTCGATACGCATATACATACAGCTGCTGTCCGCAGGCGGGTTCGCACTCTGTGGCCAGGTACACCACCAGGGGGGTACCTGCCGCATCTGCCAGGCTCATCATGTCTGCCCAGCTGTCCGTGTTTTCGGGGTATTCTACACGCAGGAAGCCGCCATCGGCCTGCTGCCTGTGTATCTTGGCCGGGCTAAGGTCCAGGTTTTTGTACTGGCACAGCCTGCGCAGCAGTACAGCGGGCTGGGCCTCGGGGGCGTAGGTCGCGCTGGCGGCCTCGGGCTGCCCGGGTTCTGTGCAGCCGGCAACGATGAGCACGACCATACACACACCAACTGCAAACGCGCGAAGGGCAAGGGTGGGAGGATACATAAGCATGCCGACTGCAATTAGGGCTACAAAGTTAGGGCCTGGCGCGGCACTGTGCACGCTGCCCCATTGGTCGCCCTGTGCATAAATGGGGCAAGCTGCTGATAGTGAGCTGCTGTAGCGTGGAAATTATCGGCCAAGATTTATTCTGTTCCCCTTGTGCCTGCTACCTTTGCCCCATGCAAAAGGATATGGCAGGCGTGCTGCACGCGGTGCTGCGGGTGGCGGGCCTGGTGTTTTACAGCTTGTCGTGGGTGCTTTTCCTGCTCCTGCTGCGCGCGGTATTTACCCGGCACTACACGTTCTTTGGCCAGACAGACCAGGATCTTGTGGCTGTGCTGCTGCTGGCTGGGGTGCTGCTGCTGCAAACTACGCTCTACGTGGCCATGCTCCGCCACCGCCTGCATGTGTTGGCCGTTCCCATTGCACTGGTGTGCTGGGTGGCTCTATTCCTTACGGTGCGGGCTGTGCACCGCCTGCCCGAGGGGCAAGACGACCGCTGGGAGCACGTAGGCCAGAAGCTGTTTCCGCCGCCTCGTCGCTAAAATCCGTATTTTTGCGGTATGCGTGCGCTATACACCTACGACCCCGAGACCTGCACCTACGTACGCCAGCGCCCCACGCCCCGCAGCTGGCTCAGGCGCAATGGAGCCTACGTAGTGCTGGCCCTTGCGCTGGCTACAGGCTTTAGCCTGCTTTTTTCCTACTGGTATGCCTCGCCAGAGGTGAAGCAGATGCGCAAGCAGAACAGAGAGCTAATAGCGCACCGAAACAGCGTGCGAAAAAGCCTGGATGCCATGATGGCCGACCTACAGCACATGCAGGCAGAGCGGGCAAAGCTGCACAAGACCCTGACTAACACGGACCTGCCCACGGAAGATCAGCCCGATGCCATTTCGGCCACACGCCTGGCCAGCCATGAGCAGATCCGCATACAGGCCCTGGCCCTGCTGGTGCAGCACCTACAGCAGCGGGCAGACCGCACTGCCGTGCAGCAGCGCGTACTGCTGGAGCTGGTGCGCAAGAAGCGCCCTGAGCTGGGTAGCCTGCCCCTTTATCCGCCGCTGAAGCAGCTGGAGGTGATTTGTGGCTTTGGCCAGCGGGTCAGCTCCATTACCCGCAGCGAGCAGCTGCACGACGGCCTGGACCTGAATGCCCAGCTGGGTACAGCCGTGCATGCCGCCGCAGCCGGCCAGGTAGGCTATGTGGGCCCAGGCAAAAGCGGCCAGGGCACCATCCTGATGATAGACCACGGAAATGGCTACCAGACAGAGTATAGGCACCTGCAGCAGGCCCAGGTGCACCCTGGCCAGTACGTGCGGGCAGGGCAACAGATAGCCCTGAGTGGCAAGTCGGGCCTGGTGCGCGGCCCACACCTCCACTTTACCATCTGGAAGGAGGGCAAGGTGGTAGACCCCATGCCCTACATTGTGTCTACCCTACAGCCACAGCAGGCTGTGGCCCTGCGCGATAAAAGCCAGATGGCCAACCAATCTATGGAGTAGGTAGCCACCCCGGCACCCAAAGCAAAATAACCCACGCGGTAGCGGCGTGCCAGCGCCTACTGCTGAGGAGAAGATTAAGAAGTGCTACCCCAGCCATGCCGGGTGCCACCTGTGCACAGCCAATGACCTGAAGCGATGGCCCGCTTCACTGTCTTTTGTGTATGTACCTAGCTACTCTGTGCTGCCCTGTTCGGCCGCCTTTAGGAACCAGTAGTGGGCCTTCTCCTCATCCTTTGGCACGCCCCTTCCTTCCTTGTATAGTAGTCCCAGCTTGTATTGTGCAACCACATGATTTTGCTCGGCTGCCTTTTTCCACCAATAGGCGGCTTGTTTGTAGCCTTCGCTACCGGGCATTTTTAGGAGCTTTGCTACCCACCGAAATGCCTGTGGGGTTTCCGGGGGCGCTACCTTACCTTCTTGATACAGCAATCCCAGGTCGTATTGCGCATCCGAATCGCCCTGCTCGGCGGCCTTCTGGTACCAGTGGGCGGCCTGGCTGTAGTCTTGCGGCACACCCTCCTGGCCTTTTTCGTACATCATCCCCAGGTTGTATTGTGCACTTGCCTGCTCTTGTTCGGCGGCTTTTTGGTACCAGTGGGCGGCCAGGGTGTAGTCTTGCGGTACGCCTTGGCCATTTTCGTATAGAACGCCCAGGTTGTTTTGCGCGTTGGCATCGCCCTGCTCGGCGGCCTTTTGGTACCAGTACACGGCTTGGATATAGTCTTTAGGTACGCCTTGGCCATTTTTGTACGCCCATCCCAGTTTGTATTGCGCATCCGCATCCCCCTGTTCAGCCGCCTTTTGGTACCAGTAGGCGGCTTGCGTGGTGTCTTGCGGCACACCCTCCTGGCCTTTTTCGTATATCATCCCCAGGTTGTATTGTGCATTTACCTGTTCTTGTTCAGCCGCCTTTTGGTACCAGTACACGGCCTGGATATAGTCTTTAGGTACGCCCTGGCCATTTTCGTACAGAATGCCCAAGTTGTTTTGCGCGTTGGCATCGCCCTGCTCGGCGGCCTTTTGGTACCAGTGGGCGGCCTGGGTGTAGTCTTGCGGCACACCCTGGCCATTGCGGTACAGGAGTGCCAGGTTATACTGGGCGGTAGAATATTCCTGTTCAGCCGCTCTTCGATACCAGTAGGCGGCTTTCTCGTAGTCCTGGGGCACACCGCGGCCGTTTTCGTACAGGATCCCCAGGTTGTTTTGTGCTTCTTCCTCGCCTTGGGCAGCTGCTTCGCGGTACCAGTAGGCGGCTTTCTCGTAGTCCTGGGGCACACCGCGGCCCTTCTCGTACAGTACGCCTAGGTTACTTTGGGCGGTAGAATCTTCCTGTTCGGCCGCCTTTAGGTACCAGTACAGGGCTTTCGTATAGTCTTGCGGCAGGCCGCGGGCTTTATCATACAGAGCGCCCAGGTTGTTTTGTGCATCGGGGTAGTCTTTTTCGGCTGCTTTTTGCCACCAGTAGGCGGCTTGGGTGTAGTCTTGGGGCTTCCCATGGCCATGATAATAGAGCAGACCAAGGTTGTACTGTGCCGTAGACTCTCCTTGTTCGGCCGCCTTTAGGTACCAGTAGGCCGCCTTTTCGTAGTCTTGGGGCACCTCTTCGCCCTCGTCATACAGGAGCCCCAGCTTGCATTGCGTGTCCGGATCTGCCTGTTCAGCAGCTTCTCGAAACCAATTGGCGCCTTGTAGGTCGCTTTCTGTTGCTTCTAGCATCCTCGCATACAGGTGCACAAGCTTGTCTTGTGCGTCTTCATGCCCCTGTTCGGCTGCTTTTTGCCACCAGTAGGCGGCTTGTGCGTAGTCTTGGGGTACACCCTGGCCGCTTTCGTACAGCTCACCCAGGTTGTTTTGCGCGTAGATATCTCCCTGTTCAGCCGCTCTTCGGTACCAGTAGGCGGCTTGTTCATAATCCTGGGGTACACCTTCGCCTTTTTCGCACAGAACACCCAGGTTATTTTGCGCGCGTAGGCTCTCCTGCTCGGCGGCTTTCAAGTACCAGTAGGCAGCCTGTGCATAGTCCTGCGGCACGCCTAAGCCAAAGCGGTACAGGACTCCCAGGTTGGTTTGTGCACCTACATGCTCTTGTTCTGCCGCCTTTAGGTACCAGTAGGCGGCTTTTTCGTAGTCTTGGGGTACCTCCTCACCCTCGTCATACAGGAGCCCCAGCTTGAACTGCGTGTCTGGATCTGCCTGTTCAGCAGCTTCTCGAAACCAATTCGCGCCTTGTAGGTCGCTTTCTGTTGCTTCTAGCATCCTCGCATACAGGTGCACAAGGTTGTATTGTGCCCTATCATCTCCCTGTTCGGCTGCTTTTTGGTACCAGCAGGCACCTTGTGCATAGTCCTGGGGCACGCCATCGCCGTTTACGTACAGCAAACCCAGGTTGTATTGTGCATCTACATGTCCCTGCTCGGCCGCTTTATGGTACCAGTAGGCGGCTTGGCTATAGTCTTGGGGCACACCCTGGCCATTTTCGTACAGTACCCCCAAACTGTATTTTGCAGCCGGATCTCCCTGTTCGGCCTTTTGCTGTAGTACTTGTGGCTCTTCCATGTTTTTTAAAGCTGAGTCTTAGGTTAGTTGTTATGTGGTTGGTACTCTCCCGGGGGCAATCCGCAGGCTAAATCTAGTGGAAGGGAGCGAAACGGGCAAGGGCGTGAGCGGGCAATGGGGTTTCATCCTTGCCCATGAAAGAGGGAGGGGAAAAAACGAATACAGCGCTACGTACCGGGGCTGGTGTCCCCCATGCGGCCGCAGACCTGAAGCGATAGCCCACTATATGGTCATTGGCTTGCGCTTAGCTGCTCTGTGTGCCCAGCCCGGCCGCTTTTAGGAACCAGTAGTGGGCCTTCTCCGGATCCCTTGGTACGCCTAAACCCTCCCGGTGCAGTTGCCCCAGGTTGTATTGGGCCATAACATGCCCTTGTTCAGCAACCTTTTGGTACCAGTAGGCAGCTTTTTCGTAGTCTTGGGGTACGCCTTCGCCGTTTTCGTACACCCGTCCCAGTTTGTATTGGGCCTCCACATCCCCCTGCTCGGCTGCTCTCTGGTGCCAGTAGGTGGCTTGTGCGTCGCTTTGCAGTACGCCCAGGCCTTTGCCGTACAGAAGTCCCAGGTTGTATTGGGCCATAGCATATCCCTGTTCGGCTGCCTTTTGATACCAGTAGGCAGCTTTTTCGTAGTCTTGGGGTATGCCTTCGCCGTTTTCGTACACCCATCCCAGGTTGTTTTGCGCGTTTGCATCCCCTTGTTCGGCTGCTTTTTGCCACCAATGGGTCGCTTGCGTGTAGTCTTCCTCCACGCCCCGGCCCGTCGCGTATAGCAAACCCAGGTTGAATTGCGCGATTGCAAGACCTTGCTCCGCCGCCTTTTGATACCAGTATACGGCTTGTGGATGGTCTTGGGGTACGCCCCGGCCCTCGGCGTACAGTGCACCTAGCTCGTATTGTGCATCCGCATCCCCCTGTTCGGCCTTGTACTGTAGGGTTTGTAGCGCTTCCATGGTTTTACATGTTAAGATTTAGGCTCATCCTCGTCTAGCTAGCGCACTCATGGGGAAGTAGCTGGCCAAAACTAGCGGAATGGAGCGAAACGGCAAGGGCGTGAGCCGGCAACGAGGTACCACCTGCCCACATACGGGGGGTGTCAAGTGTCGGTGTGCCGCCTGTATTTGTCAACTACCTATTCAGACTGTTCTGCCGCTCTTAGAAACCAGTAGTGGGCCTTCTCCGGGTCCTTAGGCACGCCCAGGCCCTCCTGGTATAGCAGTCCCAGGTTAGTTTGTGCGCCTATATCCCCCTGTTCGGCCGCCCTTTGGTACCAATAGGCGGCCTGGGTATAGTCTTGCGGTACCCCATTGCCATTTTCAAACAACTCTCCTAGTTCGAACTGTGCATCCGCATCCCCCTGCTCTGCCGCCTTGTGGTACCAGTAGGCGGCTTGTTCATAATCCTGTGGTACGCCATGGCCTCTGAAAAATAGCACCCCCAGGTTTTTTTGCGACATAACATCTCCCTGTTCTGCCGCTTTTTGGTACCAGCGGGCTGCTTGTGCGTAGTCTTGTACCACACCTCGGCCTATTTCGTATGCTAGTCCCAGGTTGTACTGTGCTTCCTCATCTCCCTGTACGGCGGCTCTTTGGTACTCGTCGGTTTCATTTTTTGCCTCATCTAGGCCATCATCTTGCTTGTTTCGCACGCTAACAACACCCTGCTCGGCCGCTTTTTGGTACCAATACCGAGCCTGCTCGTAGTCCTGTGCCACACCCTGGCCGTATTCGTACAGTACCCCCAGGTTGTATTGTGCGTCCGCTTCTCCCTGCTCGGCAGCCTTTTGCATCCAGTAGGCAGCTTGTACGAGGTCTTGTGCCACACCCTGACCTTTTTCGTAGAATAGTCCCAGGTTGTATTGCGCGTCCGGATTTCCCTGTTCGGCTGCCTTCTGGTACCAATACCGAGCTTTTTCGTAGTCCTGTGGTACACCCTCGCCATATTCGTACAGCACCCCCAGGTTGTTTTGCGACATACCATCTCCCTGTTCCGCTGCTCTTTGGTACCAGTAGGCGGCTTGTTCGTAGTCTTGCGGTATGGCCTCGCCATCCTCATACAGGAACCCCAGCTTGTATTGCGCTTCCGCGTCGCCCTGTTTGGCCTTCTGCTGTAGCACTTGTTGCTGTTCCATGGTTTTTGTAAGATAGTTTAAGGTTTGTTTTTCGTGTAGGCAGCACTTTCGCAGGGGAATCCGCCCGGCTAGATTTAGATCGACTTAGAGATACAGGCAAGTGTGTAGGCTGGCATATAGTGTTTCATCTTGCTACTTCTGGGGGTGGGGGGGGAGACGAAGCAATATAAGAATTCCGTGTTGGCAAGCTGTGCTGTCTGGTTGTACCTTGCGGGTCAGGAAGGCTTAACCCGCACGGGCCGCCAGTAGATGGGATAGACCTGTGCCGCGCCAACCCCCATAGGCAAATGGCACACACCGACCCCAACCAAGACGAGGAGATAAGGAGGCGCTACTACTCCATAGCCGAGGCGGCAGACCTGCTGGGGGTAAACCAGAGTGTCATCCGTTTCTGGGAGAAAGAGTTTGACTACCTGACCCCGCGCAAAAACCGTGCTGGCCGCCGCCAGTACACGGCAGACGATCTGGAGCGGCTGCGCACCATCTACCACCTGATGCGCGAAAAGAAGTATACCCTGGAGGGGGCGCGTGCAGCGCTGAAGCGCCAGGAGCCCCTGGCAACCGAAAGCCTGCCCGAGGAGACACCGACTGTAGCCCCTTCTGCCCATGCCGCAGCTACCCTACAGACCCTGCAGCGCCTGAGAGATTTTCTGGTACAGATGCGCAAAAGCTTGCCCGAGTAGAACAGAATTTTTGTACATTTGACCCTCTTAAATGATCGGGGAGTAGCTCAGTTGGTAGAGTACTCGTCTGGGGGGCGAGTGGTCGTGGGTTCAAGTCCCGCCTCTCCGACACCCAAAATAAAAGCCCTGGAAATGCCCGGGGCTTTTTTGTGCTCTTGCAAAGTCAAGTGCCCTGCACACTTCCTCCGCTTGGGGGCGCGAAGAAGTGCCATAGCAGCACATTGGGCTTTTATAATCGTGTTAAAAAAGCCCAATCGCCACGCAACGGGAATGTATGTATCCCAATCGGTGTTGGTTCCCTCGTTATCTTTGTAGCTGGCCCTCACTCCACACCCTACGTCCAAATGGAACGCCCGATCGTACCCGGATCTTTGCTTGCCTTGGTAGACACCCCCGACCAGCTGCAGCAGCTGGATGAATCTCAGCTCCCCGACTTCTGCCGCGAGCTGCGTGCCTATATCATTGAGCATGTAAGCATCTATGGTGGGCACTTTGCAGCCAGCCTGGGTGTGGTGGAGCTTACCACTGCCCTGCACTACGTGTACCACAGCCCACAGGATCAGCTGGTGTGGGATGTAGGCCACCAGGCCTACGGGCACAAGCTGATAACCGGGCGGCGCAGCCAGTTTCATACCAACCGCCTGTATGGCGGCATATCGGGTTTCCCCAAGCGGAGCGAAAGCCCCTACGATGCCTTTGGCGTAGGGCACAGCAGCACCAGCATATCGGCCGCACTGGGCATGGCCGAGGCCTACCGGCAGCAAGGCCTACCCCACCAGGCCGTGGCCATCATAGGCGATGGGGCCCTGACGGGCGGCATGGCCTTTGAGGCCCTGAACCACGCTGGCAGCAGCGATACGGACCTGCTGGTGATCCTGAACGATAACTGCATGAGCATAGACCCCAACGTGGGTGCACTCAAGGAATACCTGACCGACATTACCACCAGCCGCACCTACAACCGCCTGCGCGATGAGCTGTGGAACTGGCTGGGCAAGGCAGAGAAGCTGGGCATAAAGGCACGCGGCTATGCGGCCAAGCTGGAGGACATGCTGGTAACCCACGCCTTCAAGCCGGGCATGCTCTTCGAGGCCCTGGGGTTCCGCTACTTTGGCCCCGTGGATGGCCACGACGTGAACCACCTGGTGCGCCTGCTGAAGGACCTGAACCAGATACGCGGCCCCAAGCTGCTGCACTGCGTAACCGTGAAGGGCAAAGGCTTTGCCCCGGCCGAGGCAGACCAGACCAAGTGGCACGCCCCCAGTTTCAACTTCGACAAAATAACCGGCACCGCCGTGCCCGTATCGGCCCCGGCGGTGGCACAGCCCCCCAAATACCAGGATGTGTTTGGCCTAACGCTGATCGAGCTGGCCGAGCAGGATGCCCGCATAGTGGGCATAACCCCAGCTATGCTGAGTGGTAGCGGCATGATCCCTTTTCAGCGCCAGTTTCCCACCCGCACTTACGACGTGGGCATAGCCGAGCAGCACGCCGTTACCTTCTCTGCCGGCCTGGCCACCCAGGGGATGAAGCCCTTCTGCGCCATCTACAGCAGCTTCATGCAGCGTGCCTACGATCAGGTGATCCACGACGTGGCCCTACAGGACCTGCCCGTTATCTTCTGCCTGGATCGCGCCGGCCTGGCCGGGGCCGATGGGGCTACCCACCACGGTGCCTACGACCTGGCCTACATGCGCGCTATACCCAACCTGATCATCAGCGCACCCATGAACGAGCAGGAGCTGCGAAACCTGATGTACACCGCCCAGCATGACGGCCAGACGCATCCTTTCGTGATCCGCTATCCACGCGGCCAGGGGGCGATGACGGACTGGCGCACCCCCCTGGAACTGCTGCCCATAGGCAAGGGCCGCCGTGTAACAGACGGAGAGCAGGTGGCCATCCTCACCCTGGGCCACACCGGAAACTTTGCCCAAGCGGCCATAGGCCGCCTGGGTGCGCAGGGCATACAGCCCGCCCACTACGACCTACGCTACCTGAAGCCGCTGGACGACGAACTGATGCACGAGGTGGCAGCCCGCTTTGACCACATCATTACCGTGGAAGATGGCTGCCTGATGGGCGGATTTGGCAGCGCTGTACTGGAGTGGCTGGCCGACCATGCCTATGCCCGCATATCGGTAGTGCGCCTGGGCATACCCGACAGGCCCGTACACCACGGCACCCAACCCCAGCTGTGGGCCGAATGCGGCTACGATACGGATGCCATCGTACAGGCCGTACAGGCGCAGCTACAGCTGCAGGTAGGCAGCCTTTAGGCTATACCCGACTGGTGGGTTTCCTCTCGCTCCCACTCTACGCGCTGTTTCCTACCATTCAGGCACCCATTTGTACCGTTCAGTCGCTTAAGCGGAGGTATGAACCTAGTTACGCCTATTTTTAGGGCAAACCTGCGAGAGTTCCGTTCATATCATACCATGAAAGCACCCCTGCTTCACTATGCACTCTTAACCCTGTTTTGGGGTACAGTACTTTGAGTCCATGCACAGAAGACCTGGTACTTTGGCCATAGGGCAGGCATACAGTTTGGGCCCGGCGGCCCTGTGAGCATAGCGGGCAGCCAAATGAGTACACTCGAGGGCTGTGCCGCCGGCTATGACA
Coding sequences:
- a CDS encoding SEL1-like repeat protein, translated to MEQQQVLQQKAKQGDAEAQYKLGFLYEDGEAIPQDYEQAAYWYQRAAEQGDGMSQNNLGVLYEYGEGVPQDYEKARYWYQKAAEQGNPDAQYNLGLFYEKGQGVAQDLVQAAYWMQKAAEQGEADAQYNLGVLYEYGQGVAQDYEQARYWYQKAAEQGVVSVRNKQDDGLDEAKNETDEYQRAAVQGDEEAQYNLGLAYEIGRGVVQDYAQAARWYQKAAEQGDVMSQKNLGVLFFRGHGVPQDYEQAAYWYHKAAEQGDADAQFELGELFENGNGVPQDYTQAAYWYQRAAEQGDIGAQTNLGLLYQEGLGVPKDPEKAHYWFLRAAEQSE
- a CDS encoding M23 family metallopeptidase codes for the protein MRALYTYDPETCTYVRQRPTPRSWLRRNGAYVVLALALATGFSLLFSYWYASPEVKQMRKQNRELIAHRNSVRKSLDAMMADLQHMQAERAKLHKTLTNTDLPTEDQPDAISATRLASHEQIRIQALALLVQHLQQRADRTAVQQRVLLELVRKKRPELGSLPLYPPLKQLEVICGFGQRVSSITRSEQLHDGLDLNAQLGTAVHAAAAGQVGYVGPGKSGQGTILMIDHGNGYQTEYRHLQQAQVHPGQYVRAGQQIALSGKSGLVRGPHLHFTIWKEGKVVDPMPYIVSTLQPQQAVALRDKSQMANQSME
- a CDS encoding sel1 repeat family protein, whose product is MEALQTLQYKAEQGDADAQYELGALYAEGRGVPQDHPQAVYWYQKAAEQGLAIAQFNLGLLYATGRGVEEDYTQATHWWQKAAEQGDANAQNNLGWVYENGEGIPQDYEKAAYWYQKAAEQGYAMAQYNLGLLYGKGLGVLQSDAQATYWHQRAAEQGDVEAQYKLGRVYENGEGVPQDYEKAAYWYQKVAEQGHVMAQYNLGQLHREGLGVPRDPEKAHYWFLKAAGLGTQSS
- a CDS encoding penicillin acylase family protein, translated to MRILTAFLSLLAPAGLIYVLSIPLPGIPPLGPFISPWHGFWQNAETETPVVGQGELRLPGIQDEVELVYDSRLVPHIFAHNEADLYYAQGYVTASLRLWQMETQTRYAAGRLSEVFGDRTLEVDRRFRRMGLEWAARRSLEVMMADATTRQVLEAYCQGVNDYIRQLHPSQYPLMYKLLNYAPRSWEPLHVALLLKYMSWNLTGSSYDEQLTQAAAQYGTAVLGELYPDFPELISPIVPNEILDVQRAPGPGVPHALPVQAAGTPNPLARIQPNPHNGSNNWALAGSRTQSGYPLLANDPHLHLGLPSLWFEVQLHAPGINVYGATLAGAPGVLVGFNEQASWGITTTGSDVLDWYRITQSPDGHKYKYGEAWRPLTLRTDTVRSKSGKQLIERTWHSHHGPIVWKEQGQANMPAGYAMRWAGHDAGNELLTFYLLNRTHSYPGYLKALASYYCPAQNFVFADTSGTIAIWSYGRLPLKAKGQGKQLLDGSDPAQDWQGWVPAADNPHIVNPKRGYVASANQNPVGDAYPYYLGWSFASWERASRIEGRLAAMQRATPEDFRRLQLDNTNVLAEKILPRLLVVLQQGLDPKKLQQPDLAHAYAQLKAWNYRHEPGSLGATYFQHWWLALDTAIWQDQLPGPTYRYPPRAVTAQLIAQQDTGKWYDDLRTPKVREGLEELAVKAFELSVRQLAQRFPKREERAWHRYQAVHIDHMSYIEPFGLKNLPVGGMRQAINAQDTDHGPSWRMVVSVGPQVQGQGVYPGGQSENPGSAYYQNFVDTWAAGRLYPLHLLSSPARLAQKDELARVRLSRIR
- a CDS encoding MerR family transcriptional regulator yields the protein MAHTDPNQDEEIRRRYYSIAEAADLLGVNQSVIRFWEKEFDYLTPRKNRAGRRQYTADDLERLRTIYHLMREKKYTLEGARAALKRQEPLATESLPEETPTVAPSAHAAATLQTLQRLRDFLVQMRKSLPE
- a CDS encoding pyridoxine 5'-phosphate synthase yields the protein MSTVLSVNVNKVALLRNSRGADYPNLLAWALRCVQLGARGITVHPRPDGRHVRYADVHALKASLGVELNVEGYPSPEFMELVLDVQPAQVTLVPDPPGALTSNAGWDARAEEAILRRIIGQLHQAGIRTSLFIEAAGEAVRAAQQTGADRVELYTGPYAAHYARGPEQAIAPYRVAAEVAEQLGLGLNAGHDLNLENLAYFRQHIPGLLEVSIGHALTVDALYLGVAETVKQYLSCLR
- a CDS encoding sel1 repeat family protein, whose amino-acid sequence is MEEPQVLQQKAEQGDPAAKYSLGVLYENGQGVPQDYSQAAYWYHKAAEQGHVDAQYNLGLLYVNGDGVPQDYAQGACWYQKAAEQGDDRAQYNLVHLYARMLEATESDLQGANWFREAAEQADPDTQFKLGLLYDEGEEVPQDYEKAAYWYLKAAEQEHVGAQTNLGVLYRFGLGVPQDYAQAAYWYLKAAEQESLRAQNNLGVLCEKGEGVPQDYEQAAYWYRRAAEQGDIYAQNNLGELYESGQGVPQDYAQAAYWWQKAAEQGHEDAQDKLVHLYARMLEATESDLQGANWFREAAEQADPDTQCKLGLLYDEGEEVPQDYEKAAYWYLKAAEQGESTAQYNLGLLYYHGHGKPQDYTQAAYWWQKAAEKDYPDAQNNLGALYDKARGLPQDYTKALYWYLKAAEQEDSTAQSNLGVLYEKGRGVPQDYEKAAYWYREAAAQGEEEAQNNLGILYENGRGVPQDYEKAAYWYRRAAEQEYSTAQYNLALLYRNGQGVPQDYTQAAHWYQKAAEQGDANAQNNLGILYENGQGVPKDYIQAVYWYQKAAEQEQVNAQYNLGMIYEKGQEGVPQDTTQAAYWYQKAAEQGDADAQYKLGWAYKNGQGVPKDYIQAVYWYQKAAEQGDANAQNNLGVLYENGQGVPQDYTLAAHWYQKAAEQEQASAQYNLGMMYEKGQEGVPQDYSQAAHWYQKAAEQGDSDAQYDLGLLYQEGKVAPPETPQAFRWVAKLLKMPGSEGYKQAAYWWKKAAEQNHVVAQYKLGLLYKEGRGVPKDEEKAHYWFLKAAEQGSTE